A window of the Lolium perenne isolate Kyuss_39 chromosome 7, Kyuss_2.0, whole genome shotgun sequence genome harbors these coding sequences:
- the LOC127316181 gene encoding BTB/POZ and MATH domain-containing protein 2-like has translation MAAPKRNLSAAAIVVDAEEGSYLLKIDGYSRTKVLLQTGKCAISTRFSVGGHDWALEFYPNGYESADFVSVYLLLDSADAKDVTASFAFSVLDKDGEPVPSFSRTHSGHTFQGKSSAWGCYQKKKTAWGYCDFVKKTDLEGSVHLINDCFTIRCDVTVMKEIRSQEQHKRKCNRLVVVPPSNLHRHLGDLLKSTDGADVVFHVGGEKFPAHRTVLAARSSVFKAKLFGSMKEKIVDIIEIFDMESDVFKSLLHFIYTDSLPEQTTHDGEAHDDVVMAGHLLVAADRYNIERLKLICEEMLCNHIDSTIVATSFTLAEQHGCHELKEACFEFLASPSNLEAMVTSDGYEHLKSSCPSVLREMIARFLPPELKAAKDIIMTI, from the coding sequence ATGGCGGCACCCAAGCGCAATCTTTCTGCTGCTGCTATTGTGGTTGACGCCGAGGAAGGGTCATATCTGCTCAAGATAGATGGGTACTCACGAACCAAGGTACTCCTCCAGACAGGCAAGTGCGCGATATCTACCCGTTTCAGTGTTGGAGGCCATGACTGGGCCTTGGAATTCTACCCAAACGGCTACGAGAGTGCCGATTTCGTGTCCGTTTACCTGCTTCTTGATTCCGCGGACGCCAAGGATGTGACGGCGAGCTTCGCTTTCAGTGTGCTGGacaaggatggggaaccggtaccgTCGTTCAGCCGTACCCACAGCGGACATACCTTCCAAGGAAAAAGTTCGGCTTGGGGCtgttatcaaaaaaaaaaaacggctTGGGGCTACTGTGATTTCGTCAAGAAGACTGACTTAGAGGGATCGGTGCACTTGATCAACGATTGTTTCACCATCAGGTGCGATGTCACCGTCATGAAGGAGATTCGCAGCCAAGAGCAACATAAGCGAAAGTGTAACCGGCTTGTGGTGGTTCCTCCGAGCAATTTGCATCGGCACCTCGGCGACCTCCTGAAGAGCACGGATGGAGCAGACGTGGTTTTTCATGTCGGCGGGGAGAAATTCCCGGCTCATAGGACCGTGCTCGCTGCTCGGTCGTCCGTCTTCAAAGCAAAGCTCTTTGGCTCCATGAAAGAGAAAATTGTCGATATTATCGAGATCTTTGACATGGAAAGTGACGTGTTCAAGTCATTGCTACATTTCATATACACGGACTCACTGCCTGAACAAACCACCCATGATGGTGAAGCACATGACGATGTGGTGATGGCTGGCCATCTACTCGTTGCAGCTGACAGGTACAATATCGAGAGGTTGAAGCTGATATGCGAGGAAATGTTGTGTAACCACATCGACTCCACCATTGTGGCGACAAGCTTCACTCTAGCTGAGCAGCACGGTTGCCATGAACTGAAGGAAGCTTGCTTTGAGTTCCTTGCTTCTCCTTCCAATTTGGAGGCTATGGTGACAAGTGATGGCTATGAGCATCTGAAAAGCAGTTGCCCGTCAGTTCTCAGGGAGATGATTGCTAGGTTCCTGCCTCCTGAGCTAAAAGCGGCGAAGGATATCATCATGACAATATAG